The proteins below are encoded in one region of Ferruginibacter lapsinanis:
- the rfbG gene encoding CDP-glucose 4,6-dehydratase, producing the protein MESVVNKISSFYTNKRVFVTGHTGFKGAWLITWLRLMGADVKGYSLPPEDSNGLYNIVSKNIEFENVFADIRDAKRLSAEIENFQPDIIFHLAAQALVRRSYEIPSETFDVNVVGTANVLEAVKNKLPKKCTVVLITTDKVYENRELDYHYKEEDRLGGYDPYSASKAAAEIVISSFRNSFFNIKQYSLHQKAIISTRAGNVIGGGDWSKDRIIPDIVRALQQNKTIEVRNPASVRPWQHVLEPLAGYLTVAMLANENYKTVSEAYNFGPLPVDHLAVKELVEVAIKSWGSGEWADTSNAAQPHEAGLLKLDISKALKELKWQPKLSSSEAIEWTMTWYKQTEENVFQFTQQQINNYLSK; encoded by the coding sequence ATGGAAAGTGTGGTAAATAAAATTTCATCATTCTATACAAATAAAAGAGTTTTTGTTACTGGACATACCGGTTTCAAGGGAGCCTGGTTGATAACATGGCTTCGCCTTATGGGGGCTGACGTAAAGGGGTATTCGCTACCGCCGGAAGATAGCAATGGATTATATAATATAGTATCTAAAAATATCGAGTTTGAAAATGTATTTGCTGATATAAGAGATGCAAAAAGATTATCTGCTGAGATAGAAAATTTTCAGCCTGATATTATTTTCCATCTTGCGGCGCAGGCATTAGTACGTCGTTCTTATGAAATTCCATCAGAAACCTTTGATGTAAATGTTGTAGGTACGGCAAATGTATTGGAGGCTGTAAAGAACAAACTGCCAAAAAAATGTACTGTTGTATTGATTACAACTGACAAGGTGTACGAAAACAGAGAGCTTGATTATCATTATAAAGAAGAAGATAGGCTTGGCGGCTATGATCCTTATAGTGCTAGCAAAGCTGCCGCAGAAATAGTTATCAGTTCTTTTAGAAATTCCTTTTTTAATATTAAGCAGTATTCTCTTCATCAAAAAGCGATCATCAGTACTCGTGCCGGAAATGTAATTGGAGGAGGAGATTGGAGTAAGGACAGGATTATTCCGGATATCGTTCGGGCACTACAACAAAATAAAACTATTGAAGTAAGAAATCCAGCTTCTGTTCGTCCATGGCAGCATGTACTGGAGCCGTTGGCAGGTTATCTGACAGTAGCGATGTTGGCTAATGAAAATTACAAGACTGTTTCAGAAGCGTATAATTTTGGTCCCTTACCGGTGGATCATCTTGCAGTGAAAGAGCTGGTTGAAGTGGCGATCAAAAGTTGGGGCAGTGGTGAATGGGCAGATACTTCAAATGCGGCACAGCCTCATGAGGCCGGATTACTGAAATTGGATATTTCAAAAGCATTGAAAGAATTGAAATGGCAGCCCAAATTATCCAGTTCTGAAGCGATTGAGTGGACAATGACATGGTATAAACAAACAGAGGAAAATGTTTTTCAATTTACGCAACAACAAATAAATAATTATCTCTCAAAATGA
- the rfbC gene encoding dTDP-4-dehydrorhamnose 3,5-epimerase: MIFTESVLKGSYVIDLTPLADDRGWFARTFCKNEFAAIGHTKEWVQMNHSFTKNKGSIRGMHFQMDPFKECKLVRCISGVVFDVIIDLRKDSPTFLQWFGVELSAANRKMIYIPEGFAHGFQTLSDNCELVYNHTQFYTKEAEGGVRYNDEKINIQWPLPLFDISERDNTHPKLDDNFKGI; the protein is encoded by the coding sequence ATGATATTTACAGAATCTGTATTGAAAGGTAGTTATGTGATAGACCTAACTCCGTTAGCTGATGACAGGGGATGGTTTGCCCGTACATTTTGTAAAAATGAATTTGCCGCTATTGGTCATACTAAAGAATGGGTTCAGATGAATCATTCGTTTACCAAAAACAAAGGCAGTATAAGAGGGATGCATTTTCAAATGGATCCGTTTAAAGAATGTAAACTGGTTCGGTGTATTTCAGGTGTGGTATTCGACGTGATAATCGATCTGCGAAAAGATTCTCCAACTTTTCTTCAATGGTTTGGAGTAGAATTATCAGCAGCTAACAGAAAAATGATCTATATACCAGAAGGTTTTGCTCATGGCTTTCAAACGTTGAGTGATAATTGTGAGTTGGTATATAATCATACACAGTTTTATACAAAAGAAGCGGAGGGTGGCGTAAGATATAATGACGAAAAAATAAATATACAGTGGCCGTTACCACTTTTTGATATTTCAGAAAGAGATAACACACATCCTAAACTTGATGACAATTTTAAAGGTATTTAA